From a single Bacillus pseudomycoides DSM 12442 genomic region:
- a CDS encoding DUF420 domain-containing protein — protein sequence MIDQSTNQKSYAPIVITLSVVVNAIILFLFFGPVGYKGEVHFDVTILPMLNAIFNSFTFVFLLAALFSIIKKNVKMHRGFILAAFTTTLLFCVSYLSYHYLAPATHFGGQGIIKYVYFFILITHIFLAAIIVPLALFSLVYGFTNQLTRHRKIVRWTMPIWLYVSLSGVIVYLMISPYYQ from the coding sequence TTGATAGATCAATCAACAAATCAGAAAAGCTATGCTCCTATTGTGATAACGCTTTCTGTAGTTGTCAATGCGATTATTTTATTTTTGTTTTTTGGACCTGTTGGCTACAAAGGAGAGGTACATTTTGATGTAACAATCTTGCCGATGTTAAATGCAATTTTTAATAGCTTTACATTTGTATTTTTATTGGCAGCATTGTTTTCTATTATTAAAAAGAATGTAAAGATGCACCGAGGTTTTATTCTTGCGGCATTTACAACAACATTGCTATTTTGTGTTTCATATTTATCGTATCATTATTTAGCACCAGCAACGCATTTTGGTGGGCAAGGTATTATTAAATATGTGTACTTCTTTATTTTAATTACGCATATTTTCCTTGCGGCAATTATTGTACCGCTTGCATTATTCTCGCTTGTATATGGTTTTACAAACCAATTGACTCGTCATCGTAAGATTGTACGTTGGACGATGCCAATTTGGTTATACGTAAGTCTTTCTGGTGTTATTGTTTACTTAATGATTTCACCGTATTATCAATAA
- a CDS encoding iron-containing alcohol dehydrogenase, with protein MQNFIFRNPTKLIFGQGQLEQLKTEIPQYGKKVLLVYGGGSIKRNGVYDNVISILNEIDAEIFELTGVEPNPRLSTVNKGIQICKENDIEFILAVGGGSVIDCTKAIAAGSKYDGDVWDIVTKKAFANEALPFGTVLTLAATGSEMNAGSVITNWETNEKYGWGSPVTFPQFSILDPAHTASVPRNQTIYGMVDIMSHVLEQYFHQGSNTELQDRYCESILKTVIETAPKLLNGLENYEHRETILYCGTMALNGILAMGVRGDWATHNIEHAVSAVYDIPHGGGLAILFPNWMKHVLDENVDRFKQFAVRVFHIETEGKTDKEIAMEGIEALRSFWISIEAPSRLADYEIGEEKIDVMAEKAMVDGEFGHFKKLNKKDVVEIYRASL; from the coding sequence ATGCAAAATTTTATATTTCGTAATCCGACAAAGCTTATTTTTGGGCAAGGGCAATTAGAACAATTAAAAACAGAGATTCCTCAGTATGGTAAAAAGGTTCTTCTCGTATATGGCGGGGGGAGTATTAAACGAAATGGCGTATATGATAATGTAATCTCTATATTAAACGAAATTGATGCAGAAATTTTTGAATTAACAGGCGTTGAACCGAACCCACGTTTATCTACTGTAAATAAAGGAATTCAAATCTGTAAAGAAAATGATATTGAATTTATTTTAGCTGTCGGTGGTGGAAGTGTCATCGATTGTACGAAAGCAATTGCTGCAGGTAGTAAATATGATGGTGATGTATGGGACATTGTGACAAAGAAAGCATTTGCAAATGAAGCTTTACCATTTGGTACAGTACTAACTCTTGCGGCGACAGGTTCTGAGATGAACGCAGGGTCTGTTATTACAAATTGGGAAACGAATGAAAAGTATGGGTGGGGTAGTCCTGTTACGTTCCCACAGTTTTCTATTTTAGATCCAGCCCATACAGCTTCTGTACCAAGAAATCAAACTATTTATGGTATGGTTGATATTATGTCCCATGTATTAGAACAATACTTTCATCAAGGTTCAAATACAGAATTACAAGACCGCTATTGTGAATCTATTTTAAAAACAGTCATTGAAACAGCCCCGAAACTTTTAAATGGTTTAGAGAACTATGAGCATCGAGAAACAATTTTATATTGTGGAACGATGGCGCTAAATGGCATTTTAGCAATGGGTGTCCGCGGTGATTGGGCAACGCATAATATTGAGCATGCCGTTTCAGCTGTGTATGATATTCCACATGGCGGTGGTTTAGCGATTTTATTCCCAAATTGGATGAAGCATGTTTTAGATGAAAATGTAGATCGGTTTAAACAATTTGCGGTGCGTGTGTTTCATATAGAGACGGAAGGGAAAACGGATAAGGAAATTGCGATGGAAGGTATCGAAGCGTTGCGAAGCTTCTGGATATCTATTGAAGCACCATCTCGTTTAGCTGACTATGAAATTGGAGAAGAGAAAATTGATGTAATGGCTGAAAAAGCGATGGTTGATGGTGAATTTGGTCATTTTAAAAAATTAAATAAAAAAGATGTAGTAGAGATTTATAGAGCTTCATTATAA
- a CDS encoding DeoR/GlpR family DNA-binding transcription regulator — protein MLTPERHQLILQLVKEKKVVKLQQLVEETKSSESTIRRDLAQLEKGRLLKRVHGGAAVLTGKGEEPTMVEKSAKNIQVKKQIAKHAASFVAKGDCIYLDAGSTTFEMIPYLIEKEVTVVTNGLMHIEALVENNIRAYLLGGMMKSRTKALIGAMAQESMQQYRFDKCFLGANGVHEQLGYTTPDPEEALLKKRALTLANEGYFLIDESKFAEVAFAKIASIEEATIITNALEGEQEEYKRKTNVIEVDKR, from the coding sequence ATGTTAACTCCTGAACGTCATCAGCTAATTTTACAGCTTGTGAAAGAGAAAAAAGTAGTGAAATTACAACAGTTGGTGGAAGAAACAAAAAGTTCAGAATCAACAATCCGTCGTGATTTAGCGCAATTAGAGAAAGGGCGTTTATTAAAAAGAGTCCATGGCGGGGCTGCTGTATTAACTGGAAAAGGTGAAGAGCCTACGATGGTTGAAAAATCAGCCAAAAACATTCAAGTGAAAAAACAAATCGCTAAGCATGCTGCGTCTTTTGTAGCAAAAGGTGATTGTATTTATTTAGATGCGGGAAGTACAACGTTTGAAATGATTCCGTATTTAATAGAGAAAGAAGTTACAGTTGTAACAAATGGACTTATGCATATTGAAGCGCTAGTTGAAAATAATATTCGTGCTTACTTGCTTGGTGGGATGATGAAGAGTCGAACAAAGGCTTTAATTGGTGCGATGGCACAGGAAAGTATGCAGCAGTATCGATTTGATAAGTGTTTCCTAGGGGCGAATGGTGTACATGAACAGCTTGGATATACAACACCTGATCCTGAAGAAGCATTGCTGAAAAAAAGGGCGTTAACATTAGCGAATGAAGGCTATTTTTTAATAGATGAAAGTAAATTTGCCGAAGTTGCATTTGCGAAAATTGCAAGTATTGAAGAAGCGACAATTATTACAAATGCATTAGAAGGAGAGCAAGAAGAATATAAACGAAAAACAAATGTAATTGAGGTTGATAAACGATGA
- the pfkB gene encoding 1-phosphofructokinase, with the protein MIYTVTLNPSIDYVVQAEYFTLGTVNRAEKDMKFPGGKGINVSRVLHRMGIDNTALGFIGGFTGQFIEDVLKSEGVRTNFVHVDGDSRINVKIKGQEETELNGQGPVITDEQLGQLMNKIENMQAGDYLVLAGSIPASIPKTFYETIAAFGAERHINVIVDASGSALQYVTQNKPFLIKPNHYELGELFGEKLSTVEEIIPYGKKLIEQGVQNVIVSMAGDGALLFTSEGIYEATVPKGTVINSVGAGDSLVAGFVGIYEKTKDIEEAIRYGVATGSATAFSADLCTKDKVEELLSQVMITKR; encoded by the coding sequence ATGATTTATACAGTTACTTTAAATCCATCGATTGATTATGTTGTTCAAGCAGAGTATTTCACACTGGGAACTGTCAATCGAGCGGAAAAAGATATGAAATTTCCTGGTGGGAAAGGGATTAATGTATCCCGTGTGCTTCATCGGATGGGAATAGATAATACAGCGCTCGGTTTTATAGGTGGATTCACAGGTCAATTTATTGAAGATGTTTTGAAAAGTGAAGGTGTTAGGACGAATTTTGTTCATGTAGATGGAGATTCGCGTATTAATGTGAAAATAAAGGGACAGGAAGAAACAGAACTGAACGGGCAAGGGCCTGTTATTACGGATGAGCAGCTCGGGCAGTTGATGAACAAAATTGAAAATATGCAGGCTGGTGATTATCTTGTATTAGCTGGTAGTATTCCAGCATCGATTCCAAAAACATTTTATGAAACGATTGCTGCTTTTGGAGCAGAACGTCACATTAACGTCATTGTTGATGCGAGCGGAAGTGCGCTTCAGTATGTGACTCAAAATAAGCCATTTTTAATCAAGCCGAATCATTATGAGCTTGGAGAATTATTTGGAGAAAAGCTTTCAACAGTAGAAGAAATTATTCCATATGGAAAAAAGTTAATTGAACAAGGTGTACAGAATGTAATTGTTTCTATGGCAGGAGATGGAGCTTTATTATTTACAAGTGAAGGAATATATGAGGCAACCGTACCAAAAGGAACAGTTATCAATTCTGTCGGAGCGGGAGACTCTCTTGTTGCAGGTTTTGTGGGGATATATGAAAAAACGAAAGATATTGAAGAAGCAATTCGTTATGGTGTAGCAACAGGAAGTGCAACAGCTTTTTCAGCTGATTTATGTACGAAAGATAAAGTAGAGGAATTATTATCGCAAGTAATGATTACAAAGCGATAG
- a CDS encoding PTS fructose transporter subunit IIABC: protein MKITELLKRDTVIMDLTASAKEAVIDELVEKLEKAGRLNSQEEFKEAILQREMQSTTGIGEGIAIPHAKTKAVKQPAICFGRSVSGVNYESLDGQPAHLFFMIAASEGANNTHLETLSRLSTLLMDEGFRKQLLEAKSEEELLHLFDEKENEQEDEQSEVTKPEGNEPYVLAVTACPTGIAHTYMAADSLKAKAAELGIAIKVETNGSTGVKNGLTKEDIERATAIIVAADKQVEMNRFAGKHVIQVPVADGIRKSDQLINRAVNQEAPIFKGIKENRKVEEPEKEKGFGIYKHLMNGVSNMLPFVVGGGILIALAFFFGGIDTKGPIAETLMSIGGKGAFQFLVPILAGFIASSIADRPGFMPGIVGGFLAAQANAGFLGGLIAGFLAGYIVLGLKKVLAGLPAQLEGIKPVLLYPVLGLLLTGVLMLKVVNPPVVALNEALTSWLNGLGGANAILLGLILGGMMAIDMGGPINKAAFTFGIAAIEAGNFGVHSAVMAGGMVPPLAVALATTLFKAKFTEAERKSGFTNYIMGASFITEGAIPFAAADPIRVIVSCVVGSSLAGALSMLFGITLPAPHGGIFVILLVNKPVLYILSILIGSIVSALMLGIWKKKIS from the coding sequence ATGAAAATTACAGAACTTTTAAAAAGGGATACCGTTATCATGGATTTGACAGCTTCAGCAAAAGAAGCTGTCATCGATGAATTAGTAGAGAAACTAGAAAAGGCAGGAAGATTGAATAGCCAAGAGGAATTTAAAGAGGCTATTTTACAGCGTGAAATGCAGAGTACAACTGGAATTGGTGAAGGGATTGCTATTCCACATGCCAAAACAAAAGCGGTCAAACAACCAGCTATTTGCTTTGGACGAAGTGTAAGCGGTGTCAATTATGAGTCGCTTGATGGACAACCAGCTCATTTATTCTTTATGATTGCGGCTAGTGAAGGAGCAAACAATACACATTTAGAAACACTATCTCGTCTATCTACGTTATTAATGGATGAAGGGTTTCGCAAACAACTGTTAGAAGCAAAAAGTGAAGAGGAGCTTCTTCATTTGTTCGATGAAAAAGAAAATGAACAAGAAGATGAGCAAAGTGAAGTAACAAAACCGGAGGGAAATGAACCATATGTGTTAGCGGTAACAGCTTGTCCGACTGGTATCGCTCACACATATATGGCTGCGGACAGTCTAAAGGCAAAGGCAGCAGAATTAGGAATTGCGATTAAGGTCGAAACAAATGGTTCTACTGGTGTGAAAAATGGATTAACGAAAGAGGATATTGAGCGTGCAACAGCTATTATCGTTGCGGCGGATAAACAAGTAGAAATGAATCGCTTCGCTGGAAAGCATGTTATTCAAGTACCAGTTGCAGATGGTATTCGGAAATCAGACCAGCTAATTAATCGAGCTGTGAATCAAGAAGCCCCGATTTTTAAAGGAATAAAAGAAAATAGAAAAGTAGAGGAGCCAGAGAAGGAAAAAGGATTTGGTATATATAAGCATTTAATGAATGGTGTTAGTAATATGTTACCTTTCGTTGTTGGTGGAGGTATTTTAATTGCACTAGCCTTTTTCTTTGGTGGTATCGATACGAAAGGGCCGATTGCAGAAACATTAATGTCAATTGGTGGTAAAGGGGCATTCCAATTCCTTGTTCCGATATTAGCTGGATTTATTGCGAGTTCTATTGCGGATCGCCCAGGGTTTATGCCTGGTATTGTCGGTGGATTTTTAGCAGCGCAAGCAAATGCAGGATTTTTAGGTGGATTAATTGCTGGTTTCTTAGCTGGATATATTGTACTTGGTTTAAAGAAAGTATTAGCAGGTTTACCAGCACAATTAGAAGGAATTAAACCTGTTTTATTATATCCGGTACTTGGTTTGTTACTTACAGGGGTATTAATGTTGAAAGTTGTAAATCCTCCTGTTGTTGCTTTAAATGAGGCGTTAACGAGTTGGTTAAATGGTTTAGGTGGTGCGAATGCTATATTATTAGGACTTATTTTAGGTGGAATGATGGCTATTGATATGGGCGGTCCTATTAATAAAGCGGCATTTACATTTGGGATTGCTGCAATTGAGGCTGGAAACTTTGGTGTGCATTCAGCTGTTATGGCTGGTGGAATGGTACCTCCGCTTGCGGTTGCACTTGCAACTACACTTTTTAAAGCGAAATTTACAGAAGCAGAACGTAAATCGGGTTTTACAAACTATATTATGGGGGCATCATTTATTACAGAAGGGGCAATACCATTTGCGGCTGCTGATCCAATCCGTGTAATTGTCAGTTGTGTTGTGGGCTCAAGTCTTGCTGGTGCATTATCGATGTTATTTGGAATTACATTGCCAGCGCCACACGGTGGAATATTTGTTATATTATTAGTGAATAAACCAGTTCTATATATTCTTTCTATATTAATAGGTTCTATTGTATCTGCCCTTATGTTAGGGATATGGAAAAAGAAAATTTCATAA
- a CDS encoding SH3 domain-containing protein yields the protein MKKLIGIAAAAVFGLGIFTTSAKAETVVTTEVLNVRENPTTESQVVGKVLNGHKLDVTNTENGWSQIKLNGKDAFVSTEFTKSIYYVTANVLNVRAEANTNSEILGTLKKDDMIETTNQVQNGWLQFEYNGKTAYVHVPFLTGTAPVIEKQETTAPAQAAAPAKAEAKAPAAQEKPAAQEK from the coding sequence ATGAAAAAATTAATTGGTATAGCAGCAGCAGCGGTTTTTGGTCTTGGGATTTTCACTACTTCTGCAAAAGCAGAAACTGTTGTAACAACAGAGGTATTAAATGTACGCGAGAACCCAACTACTGAATCACAAGTTGTAGGTAAAGTATTAAATGGTCATAAATTAGATGTTACAAATACAGAAAACGGATGGTCACAAATCAAATTAAATGGTAAAGACGCATTCGTAAGCACAGAATTCACAAAAAGCATCTACTACGTAACAGCAAACGTATTAAACGTACGTGCTGAAGCGAACACAAACTCAGAAATTCTTGGTACGCTTAAGAAAGACGATATGATCGAAACAACGAACCAAGTACAAAATGGATGGTTACAATTCGAATATAACGGGAAAACGGCTTACGTTCATGTTCCTTTCTTAACAGGTACAGCACCTGTTATTGAAAAACAAGAAACGACTGCTCCTGCTCAAGCTGCAGCACCTGCTAAAGCAGAGGCAAAAGCACCAGCAGCACAAGAAAAACCAGCAGCACAAGAAAAG
- a CDS encoding GntR family transcriptional regulator, producing the protein MSVKSDSRHLYLRVIDHIKEKIKSGAYKEKQKLPSEFDLAKELGVSRATLREALRILEEENVVIRRHGVGTFVNAKPLFSSGIEQLSSITDMISSVGKTPGTIFLSSSTTSLTEEEKEKFNSDEGFEAVMIERVRTADGEPVVYCIDKLAKEVLPDLSDYNEESLLTVIHNNTHKRITYAVAHIEPIGYHPKISPILQCEPETALLILKQMHYDQNDEPILYSINYFRADKFSFHVLRKRM; encoded by the coding sequence ATGTCAGTTAAATCCGATAGTCGACACTTATATTTACGGGTGATCGATCATATTAAAGAGAAAATCAAAAGCGGGGCATATAAAGAAAAACAAAAATTGCCTTCAGAGTTTGATTTAGCAAAAGAACTTGGCGTAAGTAGAGCGACTTTACGGGAAGCATTACGTATTTTAGAAGAGGAAAATGTTGTTATTCGCAGACATGGCGTTGGTACTTTTGTGAATGCAAAACCGCTGTTTTCTTCTGGAATTGAACAACTTTCTAGTATTACAGATATGATTTCTAGTGTGGGGAAAACACCGGGAACAATCTTTTTATCATCATCTACTACGAGTCTAACAGAAGAGGAAAAAGAAAAGTTTAATAGTGATGAAGGCTTCGAGGCTGTGATGATTGAGCGTGTTCGTACAGCAGATGGGGAACCTGTTGTCTATTGCATTGACAAGTTGGCAAAAGAAGTATTACCAGATTTGTCTGATTATAATGAGGAATCGCTACTTACTGTTATTCATAATAACACGCATAAACGCATTACATACGCGGTTGCTCATATTGAACCAATTGGTTATCATCCAAAAATATCACCAATTTTACAATGCGAACCAGAAACAGCGCTGCTGATTCTAAAGCAAATGCACTATGATCAAAATGATGAGCCGATCTTATATTCTATTAATTATTTTAGAGCAGATAAATTTAGCTTCCACGTATTACGAAAACGTATGTAA
- a CDS encoding BMP family lipoprotein, which translates to MKKKTGLLLSLTLAASTVLGACGNSDKASGDKKDGKSIKVGMVTDVGGVDDKSFNQSSWEGLQKFGKDNGLKEKTNYRYLQSEKEADYIPNLKKFAKDKYDLSFGIGYKLEKAIEEVAKENPKQQFAIVDTVVKQPNVTSITFKDHEGSFLVGAVAAMSTKTNKVGFVGGMKSDLISKFENGFKAGAKAVNPNIEIVSEYAEAFDKPEKGAALASAMYGQGVDVIYHAAGGTGNGVFTEAKNRKKKGENVWVIGVDRDQNQEGMPENVTLTSMVKRVDVAVEKVAQEAKDGKLKGGKVEAFGLKDEGVGIAKTTDNVKKVNPEILPKVEEFEKKITAGEIKVPATDKEYKEYEAALKK; encoded by the coding sequence ATGAAGAAAAAAACAGGTCTTTTATTATCATTAACGTTAGCGGCGAGTACAGTGTTAGGTGCATGTGGTAACTCGGATAAAGCAAGTGGAGATAAAAAAGATGGAAAGAGCATTAAAGTAGGTATGGTTACAGACGTTGGGGGCGTTGATGATAAATCATTTAACCAATCTTCTTGGGAAGGTTTACAAAAATTCGGTAAAGATAATGGGCTAAAAGAGAAGACGAACTATCGTTACCTTCAGTCTGAAAAAGAAGCGGATTATATTCCGAACTTAAAGAAATTTGCAAAAGATAAATATGATTTATCCTTTGGTATTGGTTATAAATTAGAAAAAGCAATTGAAGAAGTTGCGAAAGAAAATCCAAAGCAACAGTTTGCGATTGTAGATACTGTAGTAAAACAACCGAACGTAACAAGTATTACATTTAAGGATCATGAAGGATCATTCCTTGTAGGTGCAGTAGCAGCGATGTCAACAAAAACAAATAAAGTTGGGTTTGTTGGTGGAATGAAGAGTGATTTAATTAGTAAGTTTGAGAATGGATTTAAAGCTGGTGCTAAAGCTGTTAACCCAAATATTGAGATTGTATCTGAATATGCAGAAGCATTTGATAAACCTGAAAAAGGTGCTGCACTTGCATCAGCAATGTACGGACAAGGAGTAGACGTAATTTATCATGCTGCTGGTGGTACTGGTAACGGCGTGTTTACTGAAGCGAAAAACCGTAAGAAGAAAGGTGAAAATGTTTGGGTAATCGGTGTTGACCGTGACCAAAATCAAGAAGGTATGCCTGAAAACGTAACGCTAACTTCTATGGTAAAACGCGTTGATGTTGCGGTTGAAAAAGTAGCACAAGAAGCAAAAGATGGTAAGTTAAAAGGCGGAAAAGTAGAAGCGTTTGGTTTGAAAGATGAAGGTGTTGGCATTGCGAAAACAACTGATAATGTGAAAAAAGTAAATCCAGAAATTTTACCAAAAGTAGAAGAGTTTGAAAAGAAAATTACTGCTGGTGAAATTAAAGTACCTGCTACTGATAAAGAGTACAAAGAATACGAAGCTGCTCTTAAGAAATAA
- a CDS encoding ABC transporter ATP-binding protein — translation MEYVIEMNNITKVFPGIVANDNITLQVKQGEIHALLGENGAGKSTLMNVLFGLYQPEQGEIKIKGNPVKITNPNIANDFGIGMVHQHFMLVHNFTVTENIILGNEPKRKGKIAIDEAAKEIQQLSEQYGLAVDPYAKIEDISVGMQQRVEILKTLYRGAEILIFDEPTAVLTPQEIHELIQIMKKLVREGKSIILITHKLKEIMEVCDRCTIIRKGKGIGTVDVANTDEHKLAELMVGRQVNFKTEKIDARPKEDVLSIANLVVHDVRQLPAVKGLDLTVRAGEIVGIAGIDGNGQSELIEAITGLRKVESGSIAINGKEITNWPVRRITEEGVGHIPEDRHKHGLVLDFSVRDNIVLQTYYKNPFSNKGILNFSKITKKAKELIEQFDVRTPSEQTVARALSGGNQQKAIIAREVDRDPDLLIAAQPTRGLDVGAIEFIHKKLIEQRDKGKAVLLLSLELDEILNVSDRVAVIYEGKIVAIVNAKETNEKQLGLLMAGGTGEAKVSTNG, via the coding sequence ATGGAATACGTAATTGAGATGAATAATATTACAAAAGTATTCCCAGGCATTGTAGCGAACGATAATATTACGCTGCAAGTAAAACAGGGAGAAATACATGCTTTACTCGGAGAAAATGGTGCAGGGAAGTCAACGTTAATGAACGTTCTTTTTGGATTATATCAGCCAGAACAAGGAGAAATTAAAATTAAAGGGAATCCTGTAAAGATTACAAACCCTAATATTGCAAATGACTTCGGGATTGGTATGGTTCATCAACATTTTATGCTTGTTCATAATTTTACAGTTACAGAGAATATTATTCTTGGAAATGAACCGAAGAGAAAAGGGAAAATTGCTATTGATGAAGCTGCAAAAGAGATTCAACAATTATCAGAACAATATGGTTTAGCTGTAGATCCGTATGCGAAAATTGAAGATATTTCAGTTGGTATGCAGCAACGTGTTGAAATTTTAAAAACGCTGTATCGCGGAGCAGAGATTTTAATATTTGATGAACCGACGGCAGTATTAACTCCTCAAGAAATTCATGAGCTTATTCAAATTATGAAAAAGCTTGTGCGAGAAGGGAAATCTATCATTCTTATTACACATAAGTTAAAAGAAATTATGGAAGTTTGTGATCGTTGTACGATTATTCGTAAAGGAAAAGGAATCGGAACGGTTGACGTTGCAAATACAGATGAACATAAACTTGCAGAACTAATGGTCGGACGTCAAGTGAATTTTAAAACAGAAAAAATAGATGCCAGACCTAAGGAAGATGTACTTTCTATTGCAAATCTTGTTGTTCATGATGTGCGCCAATTGCCTGCTGTAAAAGGCCTTGACTTAACTGTTCGTGCAGGAGAAATCGTCGGTATTGCAGGGATTGATGGGAATGGACAAAGTGAATTAATAGAGGCAATTACTGGTTTACGAAAAGTTGAGTCAGGTTCTATTGCAATTAATGGAAAAGAAATCACAAACTGGCCTGTTAGACGAATTACGGAAGAAGGAGTCGGTCATATTCCAGAAGACCGTCATAAACATGGACTCGTTCTTGATTTTTCCGTTAGAGATAATATTGTTTTACAAACATATTATAAGAATCCATTTTCAAATAAAGGAATTTTAAATTTTAGTAAAATAACGAAAAAGGCAAAAGAGCTGATTGAGCAGTTTGATGTACGTACACCTAGCGAGCAAACAGTAGCTCGTGCATTATCTGGCGGGAACCAGCAAAAGGCAATTATTGCACGTGAAGTAGATCGTGATCCAGATTTATTAATCGCAGCGCAGCCGACACGTGGTTTAGATGTAGGTGCGATTGAATTTATTCATAAGAAATTAATTGAACAGAGAGATAAAGGAAAAGCGGTGCTTCTTCTTTCTTTAGAACTCGATGAAATTTTAAATGTGAGTGACCGCGTTGCTGTTATTTATGAAGGGAAAATTGTCGCGATTGTTAATGCAAAAGAAACAAATGAAAAACAATTAGGTCTTTTAATGGCTGGTGGAACAGGGGAAGCGAAGGTGAGTACAAATGGCTAA
- a CDS encoding ABC transporter permease, with translation MAKKFLTERTINILVPVLSVIFGLLVGAIVMLVSGYDPIVGYSALWTGMFGSPSAIGETLRTMIPLILAGLSVAFAFRTGLFNIGVEGQLLVGWLAAVWFGYAVSLPAFLHIPLSILVAAIVGGLWGFIPGYLKGKFKVNEVIVTIMMNYIALYVTYDIIKRFLHEGNDKTYDIQPSASLASDWLASLTDGSRLHWGIVVAILVTILMWFLLDRTTLGYELKSVGFNQQASQYAGMKVSRNVVLSMTIAGAFAGIGGAMEGLGTFQSMTAMATFTGIGFDGIAVALLGGNNPFGIILAALLFGGLKSAAPQMNFEADVPSELINVIIACIIFFVACSYILRWTLTRISKEGK, from the coding sequence ATGGCTAAAAAGTTTTTAACGGAGCGAACGATTAATATTTTAGTTCCTGTATTATCCGTTATATTTGGGTTGCTTGTTGGTGCCATTGTTATGTTAGTTAGTGGGTATGATCCAATTGTTGGATATAGTGCACTTTGGACTGGTATGTTCGGAAGTCCCAGTGCAATTGGAGAGACGCTTCGTACAATGATTCCGCTTATTCTTGCGGGGTTATCGGTAGCTTTTGCGTTTCGTACAGGTTTATTTAATATCGGGGTAGAAGGACAATTGCTAGTTGGTTGGCTTGCTGCTGTTTGGTTTGGTTATGCAGTATCATTACCTGCCTTTCTTCATATTCCATTGTCTATTTTAGTGGCAGCTATAGTTGGTGGACTATGGGGATTTATTCCGGGATATTTGAAAGGGAAATTTAAGGTTAATGAAGTTATTGTAACGATTATGATGAACTACATTGCATTATATGTTACATATGACATCATTAAACGCTTTTTACATGAAGGCAATGACAAAACATATGATATTCAGCCGAGTGCGTCATTAGCTTCAGATTGGTTAGCTTCTTTAACAGATGGCTCTCGTCTTCACTGGGGAATTGTTGTCGCAATTCTTGTTACGATTCTTATGTGGTTCTTATTAGATAGAACAACTTTAGGTTATGAATTGAAATCAGTTGGGTTTAACCAACAAGCGTCTCAATATGCTGGTATGAAAGTGTCACGTAATGTTGTGTTATCTATGACAATTGCGGGTGCATTTGCTGGTATTGGTGGCGCGATGGAAGGGCTTGGAACATTCCAAAGTATGACAGCGATGGCTACATTTACCGGAATTGGATTTGACGGGATTGCAGTAGCGCTTCTTGGAGGGAATAATCCATTTGGTATTATACTTGCTGCGTTATTATTTGGAGGTTTAAAAAGTGCAGCGCCGCAAATGAACTTTGAAGCAGATGTACCATCTGAGTTAATTAATGTAATTATTGCATGTATTATTTTCTTTGTTGCTTGTAGTTATATTTTACGCTGGACACTTACGCGCATAAGCAAGGAGGGGAAATAA